The Manduca sexta isolate Smith_Timp_Sample1 chromosome 17, JHU_Msex_v1.0, whole genome shotgun sequence genome includes a window with the following:
- the LOC119189593 gene encoding kelch domain-containing protein 10 homolog codes for MRSTKKDFIFEPFKLTEVKCRGIESPRPRSGHRIACDDSHIYCFGGYNPSLPLTNLQRDNPTWSPARPLFKELWSFSLVSRKWKQHRVVENMPDELASNAMYMSGKYLMVNFGGTGAPFGNKCSNDVIVWRAAPGEAKLRVLDVTGAKPPGQYGQSVLCHDGYFYTVGGTNGFAYNCDIYRLDLRSLVWESVYVGTGQDGEPIGRYRHEVARVGEKLYVIGGGTGEWAFELMEIPVFDLETKKWTILSPKPDDSKKDIVSPLPRKCHSAVQVDTPHGVQVFVAGGSDGQAVFDDIWRLNISDLQWTLMQKTVLPHPLYFHSSAVTSYGCMCVFGGIEPKDDATSRNNILYKVWLCIPKLSEICWEALIAFHPRLYRVNRTHLLNLGIPGHFVNRIHPQ; via the exons ATGCGGTCCACAAAGAAAGATTTCATTTTCGAGCCCTTCAAGCTTACTGAAGTTAAGTGTCGCGGTATCGAAAGCCCTAGGCCTCGAAGTGGACACAGGATTGCATGTGACGATTCACATATATATTGTTTTGGTGGATACAATCCATCATTGCCTCTCACTAATCTTCAGAGGGATAATCCTACGTGGAGTCCGGCGCGCCCTCTCTTCAAAGAACTTTGGAGTTTTTCACTAGTTAGTCGAAAATGGAAGCAACACAGGGTGGTCGAGAATATGCCTGATGAATTAGCGTCAAACGCTATGTATATGTCTGGCAAATACTTAATGGTTA ATTTTGGTGGTACTGGTGCTCCGTTTGGCAATAAATGCAGTAATGATGTGATTGTGTGGCGGGCGGCCCCTGGTGAGGCTAAACTACGAGTATTAGATGTAACGGGCGCCAAGCCACCTGGCCAATATGGGCAATCAGTATTGTGTCATGATGGTTACTTTTATACAGTAGGTGGCACCAATGGATTCGCTTATAATTGCGACATATATAG aTTAGATCTGCGATCACTAGTTTGGGAATCCGTATATGTAGGAACAGGTCAGGATGGTGAACCTATTGGCAGATACAGGCATGAGGTAGCCCGTGTGGGTGAGAAACTTTACGTAATTGGTGGAGGAACTGGAGAATGGGCATTTGAACTGATGGAAATACCCGTATTTGATTTAGAAACTAAAAAATGGACAATATTGTCACCTAAACCTGATGATAGTAAAAAAGACATAGTGTCTCCATTGCCAAGAAAATGCCACAGTGCTGTGCAGGTTGACACACCACATGGAGTCCAAGTGTTTGTAGCAGGAGGATCGGATGGCCAGGCAGTGTTTGATGATATCTGGCGACTCAACATATCTGACCTGCAATGGACACTTATGCAGAAAACTGTTTTACCACATCCCCTTTATTTCCACTCATCAGCTGTTACTTCATATGGGTGCATGTGCGTGTTTGGTGGCATAGAACCAAAAGATGATGCCACAAGTaggaacaatattttatataaagtgtgGTTATGCATACCAAAGTTAAGTGAAATATGTTGGGAAGCGTTAATTGCATTTCATCCTAGATTATACAGAGTAAACCGAACACATCTGTTAAATCTTGGTATACCAGGACATTTTGTAAATAGGATACATCCTCAGTAA